One Mycolicibacterium sp. ND9-15 genomic window, GGCCCGGCCCTTGAGCAGTTCCTCGGCTCCGGTGCGGGGTTGTCGGCCACCACGATCACCCGCCTGACGGCGCAGTGGCAAGACGAAGCCGCCGCCTTCAGACGCCGGGATCTGTCCAGCACCGACTACGTCTACCTGTGGGTCGACGGTATCCACCTCAAGGTGCGCCTGGACCAGGAGAAGCTGTGCTTGCTGGTGATGCTCGGGGTGCGCGCTGACGGCCGTAAGGAACTCGTGGCAATCACCGACGGCTATCGTGAATCGACGGAGTCCTGGGCTGATCTGCTGCGCGACTGCAAACGCCGCGGGATGACCGCCCCGGTGCTGGCTGTCGGTGACGGCGCACTGGGGTTCTGGAAGGCGGTACGCGAGGTGTTCCCGGCCACACGGGAGCAGCGGTGCTGGTTTCACAAGCAGGCCAATGTCCTTGCCGCCCTGCCGAAATCAGCGCATCCCGCGGCGCTGGCGGCGATCAAGGACATCTACAACGCCGAGGACATCGACAAGGCCCAGATCGCGGTCAAGGCGTTCGAGGCCGACTTCGGTGCCAAGTACCCCAAAGCGGTCGCCAAGATCACCGACGACCTCGACACCCTGCTGGAGTTCTACAAGTATCCGGCCGAGCATTGGATCCACTTGAGGACGACGAATCCGATCGAAAGCACCTTTGCCACAGTACGTTTGAGAACGAAAGTCACCAAGGGGCCGGGATCACGCGCGGCAGGTCTTGCCATGGCCTACAAGCTGATCGACGCCGCCCAAGCCCGCTGGCGGTCCGTCAACGCCCCGCACCTGGTCGCCCTGGTCCGCGCTGGGGCGACCTTCCACAAAGGCAAACTCCTCGAGCGGCCCACTGCCATCACCCCACCGACACCGCCATCAGACGGCGACGCCCAGCAAGCCGGAACGGAGGTCGCCTGAAACACCCCGATCCACAGGTCTTGACAATTCCTCATCGCGATGACACCGGAGGGGAAGTGCCCGAACGCTTCGCGCAGTATGCCCGGGCTGAGGTCAGTTGCGCTCATATCTAGTCCATCTTCACATGCGACCGTGCGCGGTGGCCACGTCCCAGCCGCGCGCCGACAAATAAACGACGGTGGATGCGGCGGCTAACGGCGCCCGAATCTCCGTGAGCCCAACCGGTAACGTGACGCCCATGCTCGATCCGGCCGCGGATGATCGCTAGGCCGAGGACCGCTGAATCCTATGTGGATCACGCTCTTGGCGATGGCCGTCGCGGTCAGCCTCGAGCCGTTCCGGGTCGGAATGACGGTTCTGATGATCAACCGCCCGCAGCCGCGACGGCAGCTGCTCGCCTTCCTCGGTGGCGGTTTCGCGATGGGCACGGCCGTCGGCGTGATCGTGCTGTTCGTGCTGCGTCCCGCGGTCGGATCTGCTCAGTTCACCTTGCCCGTGGTGCAGATCGTGGTGGGCGCCGTCGTGCTGGTCAACGCGGCGCTGGTAGCCACGGGCGTCTGGGGCCGCAGCCGCGGCGCAGCGAGCCTGGCGCAGATCTGGGCGGGACCGCTCGCCGACCTCGCCCGGCAAGTGCTCAACGGCCGATCCTTGTGGACCGCGGGTGTCGCCGGCCTCGGCATCGCACTGCCGTCCGTCGACTACCTCGCCGCGCTGGCGCTCATCGTCGCCTCCCGGGCCACAACCGCGGTTCAGCTCGGTGCCCTGATGTTGTTCAATGTGGTCGCGTTCGCGCTCGTCGAGATTCCGTTGCTGTGCTACCTGGTGGCCCCGGACCGCACCCGCGCCACATTGTCGGCGCTGTACCACTGGCTGCGGTCGCGGGGCCGTCGCGGGCTCGGCGCCTTGCTGGCCGTGATCGGCTGCGTGCTGGTCGGGATCGGGTACGCCGGACTGTGAGCGCCTCAAGGCTTGGGGTGGTTGTTGAGCACGTACTGGAGCCCTGAGAGCAGCTGCGACAACGGGTCTGCACCGCCGCCGAAGGCGGCCTGGGTGGCCGGCGCGGTGACCTCCGCGGGGTCGTAGCCGTTCACCGGATCCACCGTGATCGGCGCTGTCAGCGGGTTGTCGTTACGCGAATAGCCCGCATCCACGTACGGCTTGAGCACCGCGTCGAGCTTGATCAGCGTTTCCTCGGGCACCCCGGCGTATTTGAACGGAAGCACCAGCGGAAGGTGCTCCTCGGGGATCATGAACGTCGTCGTCTTTGCGCCCCGGGAGTTGACCGTCGTCCGAACGTTGCGCGGTGGCACCATGCCCGGTTCGGTGAATGCGACTGCGGTGTGACCGGTTGCGAGGCCGACGATCGCGTTGGCGACCGAAATCCAGTTGTCCGGCCGGTCGGGCCAGTCGGCGATGCTGTCGTAGGCCGAGACGAACTGATAAGTGTCGTACTGGCTTTCCACTGGCGGCGGGATCCGGTAGTCCAGCGACGGTACGACGCTCCCGACGGGGAACATCTGGGTCAGGAAGCTCTCGCCGAAGGCGTGCCGGGCCACCGGGTCGCCATACATGGCGAAGCTCAACTCGTCCGGCGGCGGTGCGGCCGGGTCGTATGCCAGCCGCGCCTGCGCATCGTTGAGCACCATCGCGCCCTCGGACAAACCGATCACAGTGCCGCGACCGCCCGCACGGATCGCGCCGATGAGGTTCGGCACCCCGACGTCGACCGACTCCCCGACGCTGGGGCCGTCGATGCCCAAGCCCGGGAAATAACGGTCGTCGAGTTGGCCGATACCCGGGAACAGCCGCTCCAACGTGTGCCCCTGAACCTGCCCCGCGGGGTAATCGACGATCTGCCGGTCCAGTCCAGGGAACCAGTCCGCACCGGTGCGCATGATGTATTCGTCGTACGGAATACCCAGTACATGTGCGCCCCCCATGGCGTACGCACGACCCGGTGTGCCCAGCGACGGCGGACCCACGGTCGGGTTGGCGGGCGCCGGCGGCGGGACAGGCGGCTCGTCGGCTGTTGCGATCCCGAGACCGAAACAGCCTGCGGCCCCGAGAGTTGTCAGCGCACTGCCGAAGGCGACAAGCCGCCTCATCTCAGTCCGCCCCACTCGGGTGCACAACATCAAACCTACTCCCCGAATCTCTGGGCTCGGATGCGTCCAATCGGGGGAATCGGCCTTGCTGATACTGCTCGACGCAGGCGGCGCGGCGAATCTTGCCGCTTGTCGTCGTGGGGATCGAGCCGGCCGGCACCAACACGAGATCGGAGACGCTCAATCCGTGCGCGTTGGAGATCGCGGCGGTGACATCGCATCTGAGTGCGGCGAGCCCGCGCACCGCCTCGTCGTCGAGGTCGGGTGGTTTCTTGAGCTCGATGATCGTGACCAGCTTCTCGGTGCTGTTCACCGGAACCGCTATCGCCGCGACCCGACCTCGCGTGATCTCTTGCACCGTCGCCTCGATGTCCTCGGGATAGTGGTTCCGGCCCCGGATGATCAGCAAATCCTTGATGCGCCCGACGATGAACAGCTCACCGTCGTGGACGAAGCCGAGGTCACCGGTTCGCAACCACGGCCCGTCCGGCGTGCCCGGGGACGGCTCTAGGAGTGTTGCGCCGAAACAACCTTGCTCTTCGGAATCTTTCCGCCAGTAGCCGTCGGCTACATTCTCGCCGTGCACCCAGATTTCGCCGACGAGGTCCGGCGAGCACTCGCGATAGGTCTGGTTGTCGACGATGCGCAGCGAAGGCGACTGCGGCACTCGATATTTGACGAGCGCCGCGCCTTTCCCGGGCGGACAGGGCCGAACCCGGCACGCGCCCAGTTCGTCGGCATCGAAGTAGCCCGCCGGCGAAGATTCCTTCCAGGTGCCCGTCGCCACGAAGACCGTCGCCTCCGCCAGGCCGTAGGCGGGTCGCATCATGTAGTCGCGGAAGTTGAAGTGCGCGAACCGGTCGACGAAACGATGCAACGTGGCGGGCTCGACGCGCTCGGCGCCGCTGATGATGCCCAGCACCTCGCCGAGGTCGAGCCCGGCCAGGTCGTCGTCGGTCGTCTTTCGGGCGGCGAGGTCGAACGCGAAATTGGGGGCCGATGACCACGCGTGACGATTCTCGGCCAACGCCCGCATCCACCGGGCCGGCCTTTCCAGGAACGCCAGCGGGCTCATCAGTTCGGTGCGATGGCCACACAGGATCGGCGCGCAGACCCCGAGCACCAAACCCATGTCGTGGTAGAAGGGCAGCCACGACACGAGAGTGGCGTCCGGTGGCAGCGGGGACTCGGCGAAGAAGCTTTGCATCAGTTGCTCGAAATTGACCGTGAGGTTGCGGTGCGAGACGGTGACTCCGGTCGGCAGTCGGGTCGAGCCCGAGCTGTATTGCAGGTACGCGATGCTCGGCGGATCAGCCGGCTCGAGGCCGGGACCGTCCTCGGTGTCCAGGTCCGAAGCGTTGATCTCGACGGTTTTCGGCACCATGTCCAGGCGTGATTGATCGACGAAGCCGCCGACATCGTCCGCGACCGTCGATGTGGTGAGCACAACCGAAGGCTCGGTATCGACGAGGACTGCGCTCACCCGGTCGTGTCCAGAACCGGGATGGGGCAACGGCAGCGGAACCGCTACGAGCCCGGCCTGCATGGCGCCCAGGAACGCCAAGATGTACTCCAGCCCCTGTGGGGCGAGGATCACCGCTCGATCCCCCGCCGATCCGTGCCGCCGGATCTCGCCGGCCAGATTCACCGTTCGCCGCGCCAGCCGTGACCACGTGAGGCTCTCGGGCACGCCCGCCGGGTCGGCGGTGTAGTCGGTGAATGTGAACGCGACGTCGTCTGGGCGCATACTGGCGCGTCCGTGCAGCATCGACAGGATCGACGACTCAGACGTTGTCACGAGATCTCCGTATCAGATCGCCCGGTCGACAGGCTCGATGGCCGCGCCTCACGCGGTCGGGGTTCCAGCCGGGTGGGCCACCAGTTCGCCCGTCCCGCCAACGCGGCGATCGCGGGCACCGTGATGGTGCGAACCACGAAGGTGTCCAGCAGGATGCCCACCCCGATCACGAAACCGCCCTGGATGACGATGCCGATGCTGGAGAACAGCAGACCGGCCATCGACGCGGCGAAGATCAGGCCGGCCGCGGTGATCACACCGCCCGTGGAACCCAAGGTTCGGATCACGCCGTAACGCACGCTGTGCGGCGACTCGTCGCGCAGCCGCGATACGAACAGCATGTTGTAGTCGGCACCCACCGCAACCAACACCACGAATGCCAATGGCCCTACGCTCCAATGCAATTCGTGACCGAGTATCAGCTGGAACGCCAGCACCCCGATGCCGATGGCCGCGAAGTACGAGACCACCACCGAACCGACGAGGTACAGCGGCGCGATGATCGCGCGCAGCAGCACCACCAACGTCAACAGCACGACGATGAGCGTCGCGGCGATGATGAACCGGATGTCCTGCTGGTAGTAGTCCCGCGTGTCGCGCAGTGCCACGGGAAACCCGCCCATCGAAACCGTCGCGTCGGCCAGCATGGTGTTCGGCTGGGCGCCCCGCGCGACGTCGTAGATGTCGTTGACCTGATCCATCGCCCCGGGGCTGAACGGGTTCAGCGTGGTCTGGACCAGGTAGCGCACCGAACGGCCGTCGGGTGAGATGTAGGCCACGGCGGCCTTCTTGAAGTCCGGCAGGTTGAGCACCTCGGCCGGAATGTTGAACCCCGCCTGGGAGGGGTCTGCGGCGTTGTTCCGCATCGTCAGCAGGAACGTCGATGCCTCGTCGAGTCCGGCGGCGATCACCTTGACCTGTTCGACGAGTTCGTCCACTCCGCCGGCGACTTCCCGGCTTCCGGTGGCCAGACGGTTCGCGCCCCGCTGCAACTCGGTCAAACCTCGCTGCGGGCCGCCGGGCTGGTCCAGCCCCATCGTGTCGACCACCTTGGCGACGTTCGCCATCGCCGTGTTGAGCTTGGCCACCGCCTCGTTGAGGGTCTGCCGGTCCTCGACACCCTGCAGTTCCTGGGCCAGTCCGTTGATCTCGTCGAGGCTTCCCCCCTCGCGCGCGGTGACGAGCCGCTGAAACTGCAGACGGGTGTCGACACACGAGGGGTTGGCGTCGCAGACCGCATTGCCTTGGAGTGCGGTCAGGACCGGTCCGATCCAGGCGAACATGTCCTTGACGGCTCGGAAGTTCACGCCCATGGAGTTGCCCAGCGCGTTGATGCTCGTAACGAGCTTGGCCGCGATCTCAACGTCGCGCACCAGCTTGTCCCCGCCGTATTCGGTGCGCACCGAGGAGAACGTGTCGACGAGGTCGGCAATGCTGGGCGCGATCGTGTCGATCTGACCGCGTACGTCGGCGAGGCTGTCGGCCAGGGTGTTGGCTCCGTCCGTCAACCGGTTGAGATCGCCGGTGTGTTGACCGATCTGAGCCGAGCCGTCCGCCAGCCGGTCGCCCACGATGCCCGCCTGGAAGGTCGCCCGAAACTCCTGCGGCACTTCGCCAAGGGGCCGGGTGATGCCGCTGACCAAGCCGACGTCCGGCAGTTGCGCGACGCGAGAAGCCATTTGCTCGAGGTCGGCGAGGGCACGCGGCGTGCGCAAGTCGTGCGGTGACTGGACCAGGATGTATTCGGGGATGGACCGATTGATGGGGAAGTGACGCTCGAGCGCGGCGTACCCGACAGAACTCGGCGCCGACGCCGGGACGACCTTGCGATCGTCGTAGTTGTAGTCCGCGAACACGGCGATACCGGCCAGCAGCGCCAGCACCAACAGGCTTCCCACCAGGTGGGGCACCGGCCGACGCACGATGCGAGCACCGGAACGGCGCCACCACCGCGCGGTCAGCTCGCGCCGGGGTTTGACCCAGCCGCGTGGACCCGCGAGCACCAGGATCGCCGGGAGCAGGGTCAACCCCGCGAGGTATGCGATGCCGATGCCGATCGCCGACGACACCCCGACCGTCTTGAACACGCCCATCTGCGCGAAGCTGAGCAGCAAGAACGTGATCCCCACCGTCGCGGCGGACGCGGTGATCACCTTGCCGATGGACCTCATCGCCGCCTTGACCGCACGGTCGAAGTCGTCGCCCGAACGCAGATAGTCGTGGTAGCGGCTGATCAGGAAGACCGCGTAATCCGTCCCGGCTCCCGCCATGATCGCGCTCAGGAACACGATCGACTGATTGGAGACGCCGGAGCCGGTCACTTCGGAGTACCCGGCCACCACGGCCTGCGCGATCAGCAGCGACGATCCGATCGTCACCAGCGGCAGCAGCATCGTGACCAGGTTGCGGTACACCACCAGCAGCACAGCGAGGACCAGGACGGCGATCGCGATCTCGATGGGCGGGCGATCCTGTTCGCCGGCGACGGTGAGGTCCGCGACGGTGGCTG contains:
- a CDS encoding IS256 family transposase, with the translated sequence MLTVVHDAQQANGQQTADRSLLDEIVRDGARQMLAAALQAEVAAYVAQFADQLDENGHRLVVRNGYHQPREVLTAAGAVEVKAPRVNDRRVDPDTGDRLRFSSAILPAWARKSPQVSEVLPLLYLHGLSTSDFGPALEQFLGSGAGLSATTITRLTAQWQDEAAAFRRRDLSSTDYVYLWVDGIHLKVRLDQEKLCLLVMLGVRADGRKELVAITDGYRESTESWADLLRDCKRRGMTAPVLAVGDGALGFWKAVREVFPATREQRCWFHKQANVLAALPKSAHPAALAAIKDIYNAEDIDKAQIAVKAFEADFGAKYPKAVAKITDDLDTLLEFYKYPAEHWIHLRTTNPIESTFATVRLRTKVTKGPGSRAAGLAMAYKLIDAAQARWRSVNAPHLVALVRAGATFHKGKLLERPTAITPPTPPSDGDAQQAGTEVA
- a CDS encoding GAP family protein; translated protein: MWITLLAMAVAVSLEPFRVGMTVLMINRPQPRRQLLAFLGGGFAMGTAVGVIVLFVLRPAVGSAQFTLPVVQIVVGAVVLVNAALVATGVWGRSRGAASLAQIWAGPLADLARQVLNGRSLWTAGVAGLGIALPSVDYLAALALIVASRATTAVQLGALMLFNVVAFALVEIPLLCYLVAPDRTRATLSALYHWLRSRGRRGLGALLAVIGCVLVGIGYAGL
- the pe gene encoding acyltransferase PE; protein product: MRRLVAFGSALTTLGAAGCFGLGIATADEPPVPPPAPANPTVGPPSLGTPGRAYAMGGAHVLGIPYDEYIMRTGADWFPGLDRQIVDYPAGQVQGHTLERLFPGIGQLDDRYFPGLGIDGPSVGESVDVGVPNLIGAIRAGGRGTVIGLSEGAMVLNDAQARLAYDPAAPPPDELSFAMYGDPVARHAFGESFLTQMFPVGSVVPSLDYRIPPPVESQYDTYQFVSAYDSIADWPDRPDNWISVANAIVGLATGHTAVAFTEPGMVPPRNVRTTVNSRGAKTTTFMIPEEHLPLVLPFKYAGVPEETLIKLDAVLKPYVDAGYSRNDNPLTAPITVDPVNGYDPAEVTAPATQAAFGGGADPLSQLLSGLQYVLNNHPKP
- a CDS encoding AMP-binding protein, whose amino-acid sequence is MLHGRASMRPDDVAFTFTDYTADPAGVPESLTWSRLARRTVNLAGEIRRHGSAGDRAVILAPQGLEYILAFLGAMQAGLVAVPLPLPHPGSGHDRVSAVLVDTEPSVVLTTSTVADDVGGFVDQSRLDMVPKTVEINASDLDTEDGPGLEPADPPSIAYLQYSSGSTRLPTGVTVSHRNLTVNFEQLMQSFFAESPLPPDATLVSWLPFYHDMGLVLGVCAPILCGHRTELMSPLAFLERPARWMRALAENRHAWSSAPNFAFDLAARKTTDDDLAGLDLGEVLGIISGAERVEPATLHRFVDRFAHFNFRDYMMRPAYGLAEATVFVATGTWKESSPAGYFDADELGACRVRPCPPGKGAALVKYRVPQSPSLRIVDNQTYRECSPDLVGEIWVHGENVADGYWRKDSEEQGCFGATLLEPSPGTPDGPWLRTGDLGFVHDGELFIVGRIKDLLIIRGRNHYPEDIEATVQEITRGRVAAIAVPVNSTEKLVTIIELKKPPDLDDEAVRGLAALRCDVTAAISNAHGLSVSDLVLVPAGSIPTTTSGKIRRAACVEQYQQGRFPRLDASEPRDSGSRFDVVHPSGAD
- a CDS encoding MMPL/RND family transporter, with amino-acid sequence MRRLADLVVRWPWAVIGVWVAMVIALPLTFPSLGEMAQKHPLAILPADAPSSVTAAKMAEAFGETGNDDLLLVALINEDGLGPADEVAYRKLVDALRDDVTDVVSVQDFVSTPQLRPFLTSEDKTTWVLPVSLEGELGTPRAFDSFNRVADLIKQNVEQNVAGGSLNAYLTGPAATVADLTVAGEQDRPPIEIAIAVLVLAVLLVVYRNLVTMLLPLVTIGSSLLIAQAVVAGYSEVTGSGVSNQSIVFLSAIMAGAGTDYAVFLISRYHDYLRSGDDFDRAVKAAMRSIGKVITASAATVGITFLLLSFAQMGVFKTVGVSSAIGIGIAYLAGLTLLPAILVLAGPRGWVKPRRELTARWWRRSGARIVRRPVPHLVGSLLVLALLAGIAVFADYNYDDRKVVPASAPSSVGYAALERHFPINRSIPEYILVQSPHDLRTPRALADLEQMASRVAQLPDVGLVSGITRPLGEVPQEFRATFQAGIVGDRLADGSAQIGQHTGDLNRLTDGANTLADSLADVRGQIDTIAPSIADLVDTFSSVRTEYGGDKLVRDVEIAAKLVTSINALGNSMGVNFRAVKDMFAWIGPVLTALQGNAVCDANPSCVDTRLQFQRLVTAREGGSLDEINGLAQELQGVEDRQTLNEAVAKLNTAMANVAKVVDTMGLDQPGGPQRGLTELQRGANRLATGSREVAGGVDELVEQVKVIAAGLDEASTFLLTMRNNAADPSQAGFNIPAEVLNLPDFKKAAVAYISPDGRSVRYLVQTTLNPFSPGAMDQVNDIYDVARGAQPNTMLADATVSMGGFPVALRDTRDYYQQDIRFIIAATLIVVLLTLVVLLRAIIAPLYLVGSVVVSYFAAIGIGVLAFQLILGHELHWSVGPLAFVVLVAVGADYNMLFVSRLRDESPHSVRYGVIRTLGSTGGVITAAGLIFAASMAGLLFSSIGIVIQGGFVIGVGILLDTFVVRTITVPAIAALAGRANWWPTRLEPRPREARPSSLSTGRSDTEIS